One Betta splendens chromosome 16, fBetSpl5.4, whole genome shotgun sequence genomic window carries:
- the rbp5 gene encoding retinol-binding protein 5, translating into MSKPNYSGTYHMVEQENMDAYLAALDINFALRTIVCLLKPTKEITHDPGSGAMRIRTLTTFKNFDMDFTIGEEFTEDLGPVDGRTCQTTVSWEGDKLICIQRGEKAGRGWTHWLEGDKLHLEMRAEGVVAKQVFKKAK; encoded by the exons ATGTCCAAACCTAATTACTCGGGCACGTATCATATGGTGGAGCAGGAGAACATGGACGCGTACCTCGCAGCGTTGG ACATTAATTTTGCCCTGAGGACAATCGTGTGCCTCCTGAAGCCCACCAAAGAGATCACCCACGACCCGGGCTCGGGCGCCATGCGGATCCGCACCCTCACCACCTTCAAGAACTTCGACATGGACTTCACCATCGGGGAAGAGTTCACCGAGGACCTGGGGCCCGTGGACGGACGCACTTGTCAG ACCACAGTGAGCTGGGAAGGAGACAAGCTGATCTGCATACAGCGAGGAGAGAAGGCGGGTCGAGGCTGGACACACTGGCTGGAGGGTGACAAGCTGCATCTG GAGATGAGAGCTGAAGGCGTGGTGGCCAAGCAAGTCTTCAAGAAGGCAAAGTGA
- the LOC114842952 gene encoding tumor necrosis factor receptor superfamily member 5, whose product MTDEKNRCGLCPAGQYLVRLCNGTAPNECATCKPGQYTATENGLKSCQICDDCRSDKNLQIVKNCAAAHNTVCGCTDGFYCGNVKCDHCQPVRSCSAGEGVRVKATRTSDTVCEPCRAGTYSNVTDWSSACRPHVRCEDTGKELKTAGTSTADAVCRDRHPKVGPCGWELPAGLWAGLVVTAILLLAVVIYRKAKRGARRAGSTSHPVTLVKPLDLTLPATSLDLSLPDPKEICCCQESCAEFKQPLTQDEELVSCSIDSSLPITPLKASVSFAEATYTNKGTGYCPGHFLRTPSEPQEDEWCGT is encoded by the exons ATGACCGACGAGAAGAACCGGTGCGGTCTCTGTCCTGCAG GTCAATACCTGGTCAGGTTGTGCAACGGCACCGCGCCAAATGAGTGCGCCACGTGTAAACCCGGACAGTACACGGCCACGGAGAACGGATTGAAGTCCTGCCAGATCTGCGACGACTGCAGATCCG ACAAAAACCTGCAGATTGTGAAGAACTGCGCGGCGGCGCACAACACGGTGTGCGGCTGCACGGACGGATTCTACTGCGGCAACGTCAAATGCGACCACTGCCAGCCGGTGAGAAGCTGCTCCGCGGGCGAAGGCGTCAGGGTGAAAG CCACGCGCACCAGCGACACGGTCTGCGAGCCGTGCCGCGCCGGGACGTACAGCAACGTGACGGACTGGAGCTCCGCGTGTCGGCCGCACGTGAG GTGCGAGGACACTGGGAAGGAGCTGAAGACTGCGGGAACCTCCACAGCCGACGCCGTGTGCCGTGACCGCCATCCTA AGGTCGGCCCGTGTGGGTGGGAGCTGCCCGCGGGGCTGTGGGCGGGACTCGTGGTGACTGCGATCCTCCTGCTTGCTGTTGTCATCTACAGGAAGGCTAAACGCGGAGCACGCCGGGCAG GCAGCACCAGTCACCCCGTTACTCTGGTTAAGCCACTGGACCTGACTTTACCGGCCACGTCACTGGACCTGTCGCTACCAGACCCGAAGGAGATCTGTTGCTGCCAAGAGAGCTGCGCAGAATTCAAGCAGCCGCTAACCCAAG ATGAAGAGCTGGTGAGTTGCAGCATTGACAGCAGCCTTCCCATCACTCCACTGAAGGCCTCCGTTTCGTTTGCTGAAGCGACCTACACCAATAAAGGCACGGGATACTGCCCCGGCCACTTCCTCCGGACCCCGTCCGAGCCACAGGAGGACGAGTGGTGCGGGACATAA